In Juglans microcarpa x Juglans regia isolate MS1-56 chromosome 8D, Jm3101_v1.0, whole genome shotgun sequence, the following are encoded in one genomic region:
- the LOC121243346 gene encoding putative GATA transcription factor 22: MTPAYLNLPSSLCPLAEQREEDQHLKLFIPSNYQASSSLSCHTFFDGNRDERGISVFEGSQQHDHHEKAHQFIGSSSRDHPQAFPFPSFQSTVDQEDSKNPDKLSLSCQRDQEAGRDHGSKNAVINGPVQWMSSKMRFMQKMVDPNFPATNRPVRSTKKLQNNQQQQHGIFEMSSSVLHNSNNVNAAARVCADCSTTTTPLWRSGPRGPKSLCNACGIRQRKARRAIAEASAAAANHGLVVATDNNISSSVKSSSSSTNSTTKVQNKEKKLRTSCHFAQYKNKYCKLRTTDDSNIFHDHDDHNIIIERPTSKQLSFKDFALSLRNNPAFERVFPKDETEAAILLMELSCGLVHS, encoded by the exons ATGACTCCAGCCTATCTGAACCTACCATCCTCTCTTTGCCCTCTTGCAGAGCAAAGAGAAGAGGATCAACACCTGAAACTCTTTATACCTTCTAATTATCAAGCTTCATCTTCTCTTTCATGTCATACCTTTTTTGACGGGAACAGAGATGAAAGGGGGATCAGTGTATTTGAAGGGTCACAAcaacatgatcatcatgaaaAG GCTCATCAGTTCATAGGCTCATCATCACGTGATCATCCTCAGGCATTTCCGTTTCCTTCCTTTCAGTCGACTGTGGATCAAGAAGATAGTAAAAATCCAGATAAATTATCCTTATCATGTCAAAGAGATCAGGAAGCTGGCCGAGATCATGGAAGTAAAAATGCCGTCATTAATGGACCTGTACAGTGGATGTCCTCAAAGATGAGGTTTATGCAAAAAATGGTGGACCCAAATTTTCCAGCTACAAATAGGCCTGTGAGAAGCACGAAGAAGTTGCAAAATaatcagcagcagcagcatgGCATTTTCGAAATGAGTTCATCAGTACTTCACAACAGCAACAACGTCAACGCTGCTGCTAGGGTTTGCGCCGACTGCAGCACGACCACCACCCCTCTTTGGAGGAGTGGCCCTCGAGGTCCTAAG TCACTTTGCAATGCATGTGGAATTCGGCAGAGGAAGGCAAGAAGAGCCATTGCAGAAGCTTCAGCGGCTGCTGCAAATCATGGCTTAGTAGTTGCCACCGACAATAATATCTCATCTTCAGTGaagagtagtagtagtagtacaaACAGTACTACAAAGGTGCAAAACAAGGAAAAGAAATTGCGTACAAGCTGCCATTTTGCACAATACAAGAATAAGTACTGCAAACTCAGGACTACCGACGactctaatatttttcatgatcatgatgatcacaATATCATCATCGAGAGGCCGACGTCGAAGCAGCTTTCTTTCAAGGATTTCGCTCTGAGTTTGAGAAACAATCCAGCTTTTGAACGAGTGTTCCCAAAGGACGAGACAGAAGCAGCAATCTTGCTAATGGAATTATCTTGTGGCCTTGTTCACAGCTAA